The proteins below are encoded in one region of Halocatena salina:
- a CDS encoding DUF371 domain-containing protein codes for MSDRDTTHDSASGSETVRGRGHEHVTAEHASTLEVTSDDWLTPAGDCIVAVEADRVPADFKDAFVTACRESTATITATFVAGDHKQTVTGHGHPDLTFESDRSMVLRTSEYVDDRTVMVGADTAAEGIDRALVRALASGAELRVTFEVE; via the coding sequence ATGAGCGATCGAGACACGACACACGACTCCGCTTCCGGTTCGGAGACCGTTCGTGGACGTGGTCACGAGCACGTGACGGCCGAACACGCGAGCACGCTGGAAGTGACGAGCGACGATTGGCTCACGCCAGCGGGTGACTGCATCGTAGCGGTTGAGGCGGATCGAGTGCCGGCCGACTTCAAAGACGCGTTCGTGACAGCGTGTCGAGAATCGACGGCGACGATCACCGCGACGTTCGTCGCTGGCGACCACAAGCAGACGGTGACCGGTCACGGCCATCCCGATCTCACCTTCGAGAGCGATCGGAGTATGGTGCTCCGGACCAGCGAGTACGTCGATGACCGCACCGTGATGGTCGGTGCGGATACGGCGGCGGAGGGGATCGACCGTGCGCTGGTCAGGGCGCTCGCGTCCGGAGCCGAGTTGCGCGTGACGTTCGAGGTCGAATAG
- the trpC gene encoding indole-3-glycerol phosphate synthase, with amino-acid sequence MDDGTAVESSDLAPAVASILADARERSVSGERVSVRPRSLPDRLDAVGNDRVPVIAEVKPTSPTTDGTRTDDPVALAQRMVSGGAAALSVLTEPDHFGGSTETLARIRSAVDVPVLRKDFIVREAQLDAVEADVVLLIARFVDNLPKLLAAARDRGFQVLVEVHTESELDRAIDAGARIIGINNRDLARLEVALETFERLSPSVPDSVTLIAESGITTPADAARMRRAGADGLLIGSAIMDGDVETNTQRLTTRA; translated from the coding sequence ATGGATGATGGAACGGCAGTAGAAAGCAGTGATCTCGCCCCTGCGGTGGCGTCTATTCTGGCTGATGCACGCGAACGATCGGTGTCGGGCGAGCGGGTCTCCGTTCGTCCTCGATCACTTCCCGATCGGCTCGATGCGGTCGGAAACGATCGTGTTCCGGTCATCGCCGAGGTGAAGCCGACGAGTCCGACGACGGACGGCACACGCACGGACGATCCCGTCGCACTCGCCCAGCGAATGGTATCCGGTGGGGCGGCGGCCCTATCGGTGCTGACCGAGCCGGATCATTTCGGTGGCTCGACCGAGACGCTCGCGCGGATTCGGTCTGCGGTCGATGTGCCGGTGCTTCGGAAGGATTTCATCGTGCGGGAAGCACAGTTAGACGCCGTCGAAGCCGATGTAGTGTTGCTGATCGCTCGGTTCGTGGATAATCTCCCGAAACTGCTCGCAGCTGCCCGTGACCGTGGGTTTCAGGTACTCGTCGAGGTACACACCGAGTCCGAACTGGATCGGGCGATCGACGCGGGGGCGAGGATCATCGGGATCAACAACCGAGATCTGGCTCGTCTCGAAGTTGCGTTGGAGACGTTCGAACGGTTGTCCCCCAGTGTGCCCGACAGTGTGACGCTGATCGCCGAAAGCGGCATCACGACACCGGCAGACGCCGCACGGATGCGCCGGGCGGGCGCAGACGGGCTGTTGATCGGCAGCGCCATCATGGACGGCGACGTGGAGACGAACACACAGCGGTTGACGACACGAGCATGA
- a CDS encoding MGMT family protein: MDEEGAGIYVRESAHLDRYVQIGVVGGRVISVEFPESSDQIRLPENGDSSESPASQPPDEHPLLDRIFAYLNGREDSFEDIDTGLTVPTEHRAVLESTRKIPYGQSVDVEQLARTSGLDADDHETVRNALRANPVPLVIPDHRVRDTPSGAPTAIQRRLRAIEGL, encoded by the coding sequence ATGGACGAGGAGGGAGCAGGGATTTATGTCCGCGAATCGGCTCATCTCGATCGGTACGTTCAGATCGGCGTGGTCGGTGGTCGAGTGATCTCCGTGGAGTTTCCCGAGTCATCGGATCAGATCCGGTTACCGGAGAACGGTGATTCCTCCGAGTCACCGGCGTCTCAGCCACCGGACGAGCACCCGCTGCTCGATCGAATCTTCGCGTATCTGAACGGTCGGGAGGACTCCTTCGAAGACATCGACACGGGATTGACGGTGCCGACGGAACATCGAGCGGTACTCGAATCGACCCGGAAGATACCGTACGGACAGTCCGTCGATGTCGAGCAACTCGCTCGAACCAGCGGACTCGATGCGGATGACCACGAAACCGTCCGGAACGCGCTGCGAGCCAATCCCGTGCCGCTAGTGATTCCCGATCACCGCGTCCGTGACACGCCAAGCGGCGCTCCGACAGCGATCCAACGCCGACTACGGGCGATAGAAGGGCTGTAG
- a CDS encoding rhomboid family intramembrane serine protease has product MPTCDNCGKQVSMPYRCRHCGGTYCGDHRLPESHNCSGLQDWDSPGGVFDSGFDDSVNESESTLRTRLAGTGELLSYFRGNMTFVFLAIMAVVFLIQEISETVLTAQLWYALFTLNPANPLYVWTWITSIFSHGGFFHLLFNGIVLFFFGPIVERKIGSKKFVVLFLGSGIAAGFAQIAIGYLAGPIRPLLGASGAIMAVMGVLTVLNPELQVRLYGIIPMPLWVLTIGYAALSTLGMIGGAAGGIAHGAHLAGLLIGVAYGQRVKSQGMSAPGQLQLGGGRGPGGPGRGPRGPF; this is encoded by the coding sequence ATGCCGACGTGTGATAATTGTGGGAAGCAAGTAAGTATGCCCTATCGCTGTCGTCACTGCGGTGGGACGTACTGCGGAGATCACCGGCTTCCCGAGAGTCACAACTGTTCTGGATTGCAGGACTGGGACAGTCCGGGCGGTGTCTTCGACAGCGGGTTCGACGACAGCGTGAACGAGTCAGAATCGACGTTACGAACGCGGCTCGCGGGGACAGGCGAGCTGTTGAGCTACTTCCGGGGAAACATGACGTTCGTGTTTCTCGCGATCATGGCGGTGGTCTTTCTCATACAGGAGATTTCAGAAACGGTCCTCACTGCCCAACTGTGGTACGCGCTGTTCACGCTGAACCCCGCCAATCCGTTGTACGTCTGGACGTGGATCACGTCGATCTTCTCTCACGGCGGCTTCTTTCACCTCCTGTTCAACGGCATCGTGTTGTTCTTCTTCGGGCCGATCGTCGAGCGGAAGATCGGATCGAAGAAGTTCGTCGTGCTGTTTCTCGGTAGCGGCATCGCTGCCGGGTTCGCCCAAATCGCTATCGGCTATCTTGCCGGTCCTATTAGGCCGTTGCTGGGCGCGAGCGGTGCCATCATGGCCGTTATGGGCGTACTCACTGTTCTGAATCCGGAGCTTCAGGTGCGGCTGTACGGTATCATTCCGATGCCGCTGTGGGTGCTCACGATCGGGTACGCCGCACTGTCGACGCTCGGAATGATCGGTGGGGCGGCGGGTGGCATCGCACACGGTGCTCACCTCGCGGGGCTGCTCATCGGGGTGGCGTACGGCCAACGCGTGAAATCACAGGGAATGAGCGCTCCCGGGCAGCTCCAACTCGGTGGCGGCCGGGGTCCGGGTGGGCCGGGTCGTGGTCCACGTGGCCCGTTCTGA
- a CDS encoding coiled-coil protein, giving the protein MMAQSIDKSKNVDLTDDELENKSKGELIKRAGQLRDRRNELNQKASERASKRDELNAKTREKVDEAQHHREKRDELNSEVQEHKQKRNELNAKANELFSKVDQTKSELDLDDGESLEQLEEEIEQLEFRQQTEVLSSEDERELIEKIESKRDQYQERKEKLDQGGDIEELREEAKEIRSEASTHHQKVTELADKAQEHHNQMIAAYREADDIRDEADEAHERFVEAQESADRHHEDFVRVQKRLRELDKEEEQERRDERAQKREEARAEAEDIYQKFKEGETLDTEDLMKLQKSGLL; this is encoded by the coding sequence ATCATGGCACAGTCAATCGATAAATCCAAGAACGTAGATCTCACAGACGACGAACTCGAAAACAAGTCCAAAGGAGAGTTGATCAAGCGTGCAGGTCAACTCCGAGATCGACGTAACGAGCTTAACCAGAAAGCCTCGGAGCGCGCGTCCAAACGAGACGAACTGAACGCCAAAACCCGCGAAAAGGTCGACGAGGCTCAACACCACCGCGAAAAACGCGACGAACTAAACTCGGAGGTGCAAGAGCACAAACAGAAACGAAACGAGCTGAACGCGAAGGCGAACGAGCTGTTCTCGAAGGTCGATCAGACCAAATCCGAGCTTGATCTCGACGACGGAGAGAGCTTAGAACAGCTCGAAGAGGAGATCGAACAGCTCGAATTCCGTCAACAGACGGAAGTGCTCTCCTCGGAAGACGAACGGGAACTCATCGAGAAGATCGAGTCCAAACGAGATCAGTACCAGGAACGAAAGGAAAAACTCGATCAGGGCGGTGACATCGAGGAACTACGTGAAGAGGCAAAGGAGATCCGCTCAGAAGCGAGCACCCACCACCAGAAGGTGACCGAACTGGCTGACAAAGCCCAAGAACATCACAACCAGATGATCGCGGCCTACCGGGAAGCCGACGACATCCGTGATGAGGCCGACGAGGCCCACGAACGGTTCGTGGAGGCCCAAGAGTCAGCAGACCGCCACCACGAGGATTTCGTTCGGGTGCAAAAACGCCTGCGCGAACTCGACAAGGAAGAAGAACAAGAGCGTCGGGACGAACGCGCACAGAAACGCGAAGAAGCCCGCGCAGAAGCCGAAGACATCTATCAGAAGTTCAAGGAAGGCGAAACCCTCGACACCGAGGACCTGATGAAGCTCCAAAAATCGGGCCTGCTATAA
- the trpA gene encoding tryptophan synthase subunit alpha gives MSESDITAAFEDRPAFVPYLTAGDPTFESSIEYVEALARGGADVIELGLPFSEPIAEGPTIQQAIVRSLESGMTPERFFEFVETLGVDVPLVCMTYYNLIYQYGDAEGPRPFVERAAAAGIDGLIVPDLPVEEATPLRTACDAHGVDLIFIVAPTTTDERLTPLLEHSSGYVYVQARLGVTGARSDVSDRTSYSLDRLEGSDLPAAVGFGISTGEQAGEIVAAGADGIIVGSALVDIVAEGYEDDLTTEETAERLEAKARELTTGIIEQGRPRSERL, from the coding sequence ATGAGTGAAAGCGATATCACCGCAGCGTTCGAGGACAGACCGGCGTTCGTCCCGTATCTCACGGCGGGCGATCCGACGTTCGAATCGTCGATCGAATACGTCGAGGCGCTGGCACGCGGCGGGGCAGACGTTATTGAGCTCGGTCTCCCGTTCAGTGAGCCGATCGCGGAGGGGCCGACGATTCAACAGGCGATCGTTCGGTCGCTGGAGAGCGGGATGACGCCCGAACGCTTTTTCGAGTTCGTCGAAACGCTCGGCGTGGACGTGCCGCTCGTCTGTATGACGTACTACAACCTCATCTACCAGTATGGAGATGCAGAGGGTCCACGGCCGTTCGTCGAGCGCGCGGCTGCGGCTGGGATCGACGGCCTGATAGTACCGGATCTTCCGGTCGAGGAAGCCACACCCCTGCGAACGGCGTGTGATGCGCACGGAGTAGATCTCATCTTTATCGTGGCACCGACGACCACCGACGAACGCCTCACGCCCCTGCTCGAACACAGCTCGGGGTACGTGTACGTTCAGGCGCGCCTCGGCGTGACGGGAGCGCGAAGCGACGTGAGTGATCGCACGAGCTACAGCCTCGATCGACTGGAGGGATCGGATCTCCCCGCTGCGGTCGGCTTTGGCATCTCGACGGGCGAGCAGGCGGGCGAAATCGTGGCTGCGGGTGCCGACGGCATCATCGTCGGGAGCGCGCTTGTTGACATCGTTGCGGAGGGGTATGAGGACGATCTGACGACCGAAGAAACCGCCGAGCGTCTCGAAGCGAAAGCGAGAGAACTCACCACCGGAATCATCGAACAAGGACGGCCACGATCGGAACGGCTTTGA
- a CDS encoding 3-dehydroquinate synthase II yields the protein MTRAVWLKADDEVGDWEARRKRITTGLEAGVDWVLVEKEDVQRVRELGTVNVAALGTDSAPVTDSEVEPTEDERPDALIAGKNSEGDGTLDLPGEHSGSADISLLQRADDPTNGAFVRIHSEEYESFAETAAEHAEYTLVIGEDWTIIPLENLIARIGEETTLIAGVQTADEAQTAFETLEQGADGVLLDTDDPDEIRQTVEVRDAIGRETLDLKSASVTDIEQIGSADRVCVDTGSLFEHEEGLLVGSMSRGLFFVHAETADSPYVASRPFRVNAGAVHAYARTPDGTTKYLSELGSGDTVQIVDTEGNTREAVVGRAKIERRPMFRIQAEVEGDVIETLLQNAETIKVATPDGRKSVTDLDAGDEVLVYHEDTARHFGEAVEETIIEK from the coding sequence ATGACACGTGCCGTCTGGCTCAAAGCGGACGATGAGGTCGGAGATTGGGAGGCCCGACGCAAACGGATCACGACGGGATTAGAAGCCGGCGTCGACTGGGTGCTCGTCGAGAAAGAAGACGTACAGCGTGTTCGAGAGCTGGGCACGGTGAACGTCGCGGCGCTTGGCACAGACAGCGCCCCCGTGACCGATTCCGAGGTGGAACCAACCGAGGACGAACGTCCCGACGCGCTCATCGCTGGGAAGAACAGCGAGGGCGATGGAACGCTGGATCTGCCGGGGGAACACTCCGGATCGGCGGATATCTCCCTGTTACAGCGAGCGGACGACCCGACGAACGGGGCGTTCGTCCGTATCCACAGCGAGGAGTACGAATCGTTCGCGGAAACCGCGGCCGAACACGCCGAGTACACGCTCGTCATCGGAGAGGACTGGACGATCATCCCGCTCGAAAATCTCATCGCCCGCATCGGCGAGGAGACGACGCTCATCGCGGGGGTACAGACAGCGGACGAGGCCCAAACGGCCTTCGAGACGCTCGAACAGGGTGCGGATGGCGTGTTGCTCGACACCGACGATCCCGACGAGATCCGGCAGACGGTCGAAGTCCGGGACGCTATCGGGCGCGAGACGCTGGATCTCAAATCAGCGAGCGTGACCGATATCGAGCAGATTGGCTCGGCTGATCGGGTGTGTGTCGACACGGGAAGCCTCTTCGAACACGAGGAAGGGCTGCTCGTCGGGAGCATGAGCCGAGGACTGTTCTTCGTTCACGCCGAAACCGCCGACTCACCCTATGTAGCATCTCGTCCGTTCCGAGTGAACGCGGGAGCGGTTCACGCGTATGCCCGGACGCCCGACGGCACAACAAAATACCTCTCGGAGCTTGGCAGCGGTGATACGGTGCAGATCGTCGACACCGAGGGCAACACCCGTGAGGCCGTGGTCGGTCGCGCGAAGATCGAGCGCCGACCGATGTTTCGCATCCAGGCCGAGGTTGAGGGCGACGTGATCGAAACGCTGCTTCAGAACGCAGAAACCATCAAGGTCGCCACGCCGGATGGACGGAAATCGGTCACCGATCTCGATGCCGGCGACGAAGTGCTCGTGTACCACGAGGACACCGCGCGCCACTTCGGGGAAGCCGTCGAGGAGACCATCATCGAAAAGTAA
- the trpB gene encoding tryptophan synthase subunit beta encodes MSETFGRYGGQYVPEALMPALEELTDAYRRYVLDNEDGFMDEFRERLRTFGGRPTPLQHAEKLSERYGTSVYLKREDLVHGGAHKLNNALGQVLLAKYMGKERIIAETGAGQHGTATAMAAAHLDMPCEIYMGRTDTNRQRPNVFRMRLNDAEVTPVDVGRGTLKEAISQALRDWAHSVETTHYVIGSVVGPHPFPQLVDEFQAVISAEIREQLHEQTGTLPNSVVACAGGGSNAMGTFHHFVDEESVDLYAIEAGGSSLDVDEERGVAPNSASLTTGTEGVLHGARTRVLQDSDGQIMESHSVSAGLDYAGVGPELAHLVETGRVTPESVDDRTALAGFHRLSQAEGIIPALETAHAVGWLEEATPEQLGEQVVLTVSGRGDKDLETVLEETATHDVPAAPEMDVFSTTGGDRNE; translated from the coding sequence ATGAGCGAAACGTTCGGACGATACGGCGGGCAGTACGTTCCAGAGGCGTTGATGCCGGCACTCGAAGAGTTGACCGACGCCTACCGGCGGTACGTGTTGGACAACGAAGACGGGTTCATGGACGAGTTTCGCGAGCGATTGCGCACGTTCGGCGGGCGACCGACCCCACTCCAACACGCCGAAAAGCTTTCCGAGCGGTACGGAACGTCGGTGTATCTCAAACGGGAGGACCTCGTCCACGGCGGTGCCCACAAACTCAACAACGCGCTCGGACAGGTGTTACTAGCCAAATACATGGGCAAAGAGCGGATCATCGCGGAGACGGGCGCGGGCCAACACGGCACCGCGACGGCGATGGCGGCCGCCCATCTCGACATGCCGTGTGAGATATACATGGGACGGACGGACACGAACCGTCAACGCCCAAACGTCTTCAGAATGCGACTCAACGACGCCGAGGTGACGCCCGTCGATGTCGGTCGGGGCACGCTTAAAGAAGCGATCAGCCAAGCGCTGCGGGATTGGGCACACAGCGTCGAAACCACCCACTACGTGATCGGTTCGGTCGTGGGACCCCACCCGTTCCCGCAGTTGGTAGACGAATTCCAAGCGGTGATCTCCGCGGAGATTCGAGAGCAGCTCCACGAACAGACGGGAACGCTTCCCAACAGCGTCGTCGCGTGTGCGGGTGGTGGCTCCAACGCCATGGGAACGTTCCATCACTTCGTGGACGAAGAATCGGTCGACCTGTACGCGATCGAGGCGGGTGGCTCCTCGCTCGATGTCGATGAGGAACGCGGCGTGGCTCCCAACTCCGCGTCGCTCACGACCGGCACCGAGGGCGTGCTTCACGGTGCGCGTACCCGCGTGCTTCAGGACAGCGACGGACAGATCATGGAAAGCCACAGCGTATCGGCCGGATTGGACTACGCTGGCGTCGGTCCCGAACTCGCGCATCTCGTCGAAACGGGACGGGTCACACCCGAGTCCGTAGACGACCGAACCGCACTGGCAGGCTTCCACCGGCTCTCTCAAGCAGAGGGGATCATCCCTGCTCTCGAAACCGCCCACGCCGTCGGGTGGCTCGAAGAGGCGACGCCGGAACAGTTGGGAGAGCAGGTGGTGCTCACGGTGTCGGGCCGTGGCGACAAGGATCTCGAAACGGTTCTCGAAGAGACCGCCACACACGACGTTCCGGCAGCCCCCGAAATGGACGTGTTTTCGACCACGGGAGGTGATCGGAATGAGTGA
- a CDS encoding endonuclease III domain-containing protein: MTDEPATNISGGQSGGSRSRLFESGADAPTTPAEMVVDRLGERYWQKTYGGQDAFECLIRTILSQNTSDAASQPAHDALMDRYGDGGLATALANADHSVLAETISSAGLQNQKSKTIIRIATRVREEYGDTEAFDSFVRDGSYDDVRDALLDMKGVGPKTADCVLLFASGHDGVFPVDTHVHRIYRRLGIAPPDGDHEAVRAVLEETIPAAKCGFGHTASIQFGREYCTARKPACLDGPEACPLGDICDRVGVNPDSGEVVDPADAPTDTE, encoded by the coding sequence ATGACCGACGAGCCTGCGACGAACATCAGCGGTGGCCAGTCGGGTGGGAGCCGATCCCGGCTGTTCGAGTCCGGAGCGGATGCTCCAACGACGCCAGCCGAGATGGTCGTGGACCGACTCGGTGAACGCTACTGGCAGAAAACGTACGGCGGGCAAGACGCCTTCGAGTGTCTCATCCGGACGATCCTCAGCCAGAATACGAGCGACGCGGCGAGCCAACCCGCTCACGACGCACTCATGGATCGGTACGGCGACGGCGGTCTCGCCACTGCGCTTGCGAATGCCGACCACTCGGTGCTGGCGGAGACGATTTCCTCTGCGGGACTACAGAATCAGAAGTCCAAAACGATCATCCGGATCGCAACACGGGTGCGCGAAGAGTACGGCGACACCGAGGCGTTCGATTCATTCGTGCGGGATGGTTCCTACGACGACGTTCGGGACGCGTTGCTCGACATGAAGGGTGTGGGACCGAAAACAGCCGATTGTGTGCTGTTGTTCGCCAGCGGTCACGACGGCGTGTTTCCGGTCGACACCCATGTTCACCGCATCTACCGGCGGCTCGGCATCGCGCCTCCAGATGGCGACCACGAAGCCGTCCGTGCCGTACTCGAAGAAACGATACCGGCGGCGAAATGCGGCTTCGGGCACACCGCCAGCATTCAGTTCGGGCGGGAGTACTGCACGGCTCGAAAACCCGCCTGTCTGGACGGCCCCGAGGCGTGTCCACTCGGAGATATCTGCGACCGCGTGGGTGTGAATCCCGACTCCGGCGAGGTTGTCGATCCCGCCGACGCGCCGACCGATACGGAGTAA
- a CDS encoding 2-amino-3,7-dideoxy-D-threo-hept-6-ulosonate synthase — MTTGVRARLERIGTGGRYVIVPMDHGITLGAITGLERIERTIDAVTSGGADSVLTQKGIAERVHGNTNGAGYIVHLNGSTVSGPDTNDKRITGTVKAAIRRGADAVSMHINVGSDHEPKQIEDLAEITERAAEFGLPVLAMTYARGPGVDEHDADALAHAVRLGEELGADLVKTAYSGDPNSFEQVTDATSLPVVIAGGKPESDYESLQAVRGAMDAGAAGVSMGRTVFQHDDPEAITRAVVDVVHEDRTAEKALQRAGLTIEA; from the coding sequence ATGACTACAGGAGTACGAGCACGTCTCGAACGGATCGGTACAGGAGGACGATACGTAATCGTCCCGATGGATCACGGTATCACACTCGGGGCCATCACTGGTCTCGAACGAATCGAACGGACGATCGATGCGGTCACCAGCGGGGGTGCTGACAGCGTTCTCACCCAAAAAGGGATCGCCGAGCGCGTCCACGGCAACACGAACGGCGCGGGGTACATCGTTCACCTCAATGGGTCGACTGTTTCCGGACCCGACACGAACGACAAACGCATCACGGGGACCGTGAAAGCCGCGATACGGCGCGGCGCTGATGCGGTGTCGATGCATATCAACGTGGGCAGCGACCACGAGCCAAAACAGATCGAGGATCTCGCGGAAATCACCGAGCGCGCAGCGGAATTCGGCCTACCCGTACTGGCGATGACCTACGCCCGCGGGCCGGGTGTCGACGAACACGACGCCGACGCGCTCGCTCACGCGGTTCGGCTCGGGGAGGAGCTCGGGGCCGATCTCGTCAAAACGGCCTACAGCGGTGATCCAAACAGCTTCGAACAGGTAACCGACGCCACCTCGTTGCCGGTCGTCATTGCCGGAGGCAAACCCGAATCGGATTACGAATCGTTGCAAGCGGTCCGTGGAGCGATGGACGCCGGGGCAGCAGGCGTCTCGATGGGACGTACCGTCTTCCAACACGACGATCCCGAGGCCATCACGCGCGCTGTGGTGGACGTCGTTCACGAGGACCGCACCGCAGAGAAAGCGCTACAACGAGCAGGGCTAACGATCGAAGCGTAA
- a CDS encoding endonuclease V — translation MSGIRERFRPDPSMNRTQMEALQRDIARTAVFEDAIDFDPTTVTVDTPTPETPIVAGVDQAFLDDRIVSAIVLTRGEEVVARTYTTSSIEFPYVPGLLSFREGGSILEAFETLTTEPDVIVFDGSGRIHFREAGLAVHIGVALDLPAIGVAKTLLCGQPVVSTDALAAGERVEIVADDEMSAPDGTTVGHALQTRQYPNSHRINPVYVSPGHRLSADTATAIIDRCRGEYKLPEPTRLADAAADEAKEVIE, via the coding sequence ATGTCCGGGATTCGAGAGCGGTTCCGTCCCGATCCGTCGATGAACCGGACACAGATGGAGGCGCTCCAGCGCGACATCGCGCGGACGGCCGTTTTCGAGGACGCGATCGACTTCGATCCCACGACTGTCACGGTCGACACACCGACGCCGGAGACGCCGATCGTTGCTGGCGTGGATCAGGCGTTTCTCGACGACCGGATCGTGAGCGCGATCGTCCTCACCCGCGGTGAGGAGGTCGTCGCCCGCACCTACACCACGTCCTCGATCGAATTTCCGTACGTTCCGGGATTGCTCTCGTTTCGGGAGGGCGGCTCGATCCTCGAAGCGTTCGAGACGCTGACCACGGAGCCGGACGTCATCGTGTTCGACGGCAGTGGACGGATCCATTTCCGGGAAGCGGGATTAGCCGTTCACATCGGTGTGGCGCTGGATCTACCGGCGATCGGAGTGGCCAAAACGCTGCTGTGTGGGCAACCGGTGGTCTCGACAGATGCGCTCGCTGCGGGCGAGCGTGTCGAGATCGTCGCCGACGACGAGATGAGTGCACCGGACGGCACCACGGTGGGCCACGCGCTCCAAACCCGTCAGTACCCCAACAGCCACCGCATCAATCCGGTGTACGTCAGCCCCGGCCACCGGCTGAGCGCTGACACCGCCACGGCGATCATCGACCGGTGTCGAGGTGAGTATAAGCTTCCCGAACCGACTCGGCTGGCCGACGCCGCTGCCGACGAGGCCAAAGAAGTGATCGAGTGA
- a CDS encoding HAD family hydrolase — translation MAITTVLFDLDGTICEQLRPTDERLASAFERAGIEPFFGVGDMRRWMGEIDADSADEFRRRLFRSIAREKEKAMSIADDLVAAYEEPDPTNVRFRSGARTTLETIAAEYRVGLVTNGGRATQRTKLETLGIDDSFDVTVFSEPGRPAKPATEPFERALSPLNVRPRDAVHVGDSIGSDVAGAHAAGLESVWVPHATSLRTDAIAGIDSPTITLDGVSQLPGALDRYR, via the coding sequence ATGGCGATTACGACGGTGTTGTTCGATCTCGACGGGACGATCTGCGAGCAGCTACGACCGACCGACGAGCGCTTGGCGAGTGCGTTCGAGCGCGCTGGGATCGAGCCGTTCTTCGGGGTGGGGGATATGCGTCGTTGGATGGGGGAAATCGACGCAGACAGCGCCGACGAGTTTCGACGGCGGCTGTTTCGTTCGATCGCCCGGGAAAAAGAGAAGGCCATGAGCATCGCTGACGATCTCGTTGCTGCCTACGAGGAGCCAGATCCGACCAACGTGCGGTTTCGGTCGGGGGCACGGACGACGCTCGAAACGATCGCAGCGGAGTACCGGGTCGGTCTCGTGACCAACGGCGGACGGGCCACCCAACGGACGAAACTCGAAACGCTCGGGATCGACGATTCGTTCGACGTGACGGTGTTTTCAGAGCCGGGCCGGCCGGCAAAGCCAGCGACGGAGCCGTTCGAACGGGCGTTGTCTCCTCTCAACGTTCGCCCTCGGGATGCGGTGCACGTCGGTGATTCGATCGGGAGTGACGTTGCCGGTGCCCACGCTGCTGGACTCGAATCGGTGTGGGTGCCACACGCCACGTCGCTCCGAACCGATGCGATCGCCGGGATCGATTCACCGACGATAACGCTCGATGGCGTCTCACAGCTTCCGGGCGCACTCGATCGATACCGGTGA